Proteins encoded by one window of Yamadazyma tenuis chromosome 2, complete sequence:
- the YTH1 gene encoding RNA-binding component of cleavage and polyadenylation factor (EggNog:ENOG503NYHY; COG:A; BUSCO:EOG092654KW) → MFQANPILHPDNRNRRFKVEPFLRKEFGFGTNPDRPVCQFFIPQSPNSCPNGSNCPNKHVPPMYNNKIVCKHWLRGLCKKNDHCEFLHEYNLRKMPECLFYSRNGYCTQTNECLYLHVDPQSKIPECQNYLRGFCPEGPKCVNRHVRKIMCPMFLTGFCPKGPECDYTHPRFDNITDKMRIKPDRDASETVSK, encoded by the coding sequence ATGTTTCAAGCTAATCCTATACTACACCCCGATAATCGGAATCGCAGGTTCAAAGTCGAACCATTCTTGAGAAAGGAGTTTGGCTTCGGCACAAACCCCGACAGACCCGTATGTCAATTCTTTATTCCGCAGAGTCCTAACTCTTGTCCAAACGGCAGCAACTGTCCCAACAAACATGTACCTCCTATGTACAACAATAAGATTGTGTGTAAGCATTGGTTGAGAGGATTGTGTAAGAAGAACGACCACTGTGAGTTCCTCCACGAGTACAATTTGAGGAAAATGCCCGAGTGCTTATTTTATTCCAGAAATGGCTACTGTACTCAGACCAATGAGTGTCTTTATTTACACGTTGATCCACAGCTGAAGATTCCCGAGTGCCAAAACTACTTGCGAGGCTTCTGTCCCGAAGGGCCCAAGTGTGTGAACCGGCACGTGAGGAAGATTATGTGTCCGATGTTTTTGACGGGGTTCTGTCCCAAGGGACCGGAGTGCGATTATACTCACCCTAGGTTTGATAATATCACCGACAAGATGAGGATCAAGCCCGACAGAGATGCTTCCGAGACGGTAAGTAAATGA